CACAAACCCGCGTCTTTTTCTGCAACTCAGGCGGTGAAGCAAACGAGGCAGCTTTTAAGATTGCACGCTTGACTGGCCGCAATCGGATCTTGGCTGCAGTGCATGGTTTCCACGGCCGGACCATGGGGTCACTTGCGTTGACTGGCCAGCCAGATAAGCGTGAAGCATTCCTCCCCATGCCAAGTGGCGTGGAATTTTACCCATATGGCGATACTGATTACCTGCGCAAATTGGTAGAAACCAACCCCACTGATGTGGCCGCTATTTTCCTGGAGCCAATTCAGGGTGAGACGGGAGTTATCCCAGCTCCTGAAGGTTTCCTAAAATCAGTGCGTGAGATCTGCGATGAGCATGGCATCTTGATGGTTACCGATGAAGTCCAAACGGGTATTGGCCGTACCGGAGATTTCTTTGCACACCAGCATGAAGGTGTTGTTCCAGATGTTGTGACCATGGCTAAGGGGTTAGGCGGTGGCCTACCGATTGGCGCATGCTTGGCTACTGGTGGGGCAGCTGAGTTGATGACTCCAGGTAAACACGGCACAACCTTTGGCGGAAACCCGGTTGCGTGTGCTGCTGCTCAAGCAGTGCTGTCTGTTGTAGATGATGCATTTTGTGCAGAAGTCACCCGCAAGGGTGAGCTGTTTAAGGAACTTCTCTCCAAGGTGGACGGCGTTGTAGACGTCCGTGGAAGGGGCTTGATGTTGGGCGTGGTGCTGGAGCGGGACGTCGCAAAGCAAGCTGTTCTTGATGGTTTTAAGCACGGCGTTATTTTGAATGCTCCAGCTGAAAATATTATCCGCTTGACTCCGCCGCTGGTGATCACCGACGAAGAAATTGAAGCCGCTGTCAAGGCTATCGCCAAGACAATCGCATAAAGGAACCTCACTACTTATGACTTTTCAACCCAATGTTCGCCATTTTTTGGCTGATGATGATCTCACCCCTGCAGAACAAGCTGAGGTGCTCAACCTTGCAGCAAAGCTTAAGGCAGAGCCTTTTTCTGAGCGTCCTTTAGAGGGGCCAAAATCAGTGGCGGTGCTTTTTGATAAAACCTCCACGCGTACCCGTTTTTCCTTCGATGCAGGTATTGCGCATCTAGGTGGACATGCCATCGTCGTGGACTCGGGAAGCTCACAGATGGGCAAAGGCGAGACTCTGCAGGACACCGCTGCTGTGTTGTCCCGTTATGTTGAGGCAATTGTGTGGCGAACCTACGCGCACGATAATTTCCATGCCATGGCAGAAACCGCAACGGTGCCGCTGGTGAACTCGCTGTCTGATGATCTGCACCCATGCCAGATCTTGGCGGATCTGCAAACCATTGTGGAAAACCTATGCCCTGAAGAAGGTCCAGCCGGGCTTAAGGGCAAAAAGGCTGTTTATCTAGGCGATGGCGATAATAATATGGCCAACTCCTACATGATTGGTTTTGCCACCGCTGGTATGGATATTTCCATTATCGCGCCAGAAGGTTTTCAGCCTCGTGCGGAATTCGTGGACCGTGCAGTAAAACGCGGCCAGGAAACCGGAGCGAAGATCGTTATCACCGACAGCCTTGATGAGGTTGCTGGCGCTGATGTCGTAATCACTGATACTTGGGTATCAATGGGTATGGAAAATGACGGCATTGATCGCACCACTCCTTTTGTGCCTTACCAGGTCAATGATGAGGTCATGGCAAAGGCAAATGATGGCGCTATCTTCTTGCACTGCCTGCCTGCATACCGAGGCAAAGAAGTAGCAGCTTCAGTGATCGATGGACCAGCGTCCAAGGTTTTTGACGAGGCAGAAAACCGCCTCCACGCCCAAAAGGCTTTGCTGGTGTGGTTGCTGGCTAATCAGCCGAGCTAATCAGCCGAGCTAATCGCCTAGTACTGAGGTAGAAAATGTCACTGAGTCCAACGCCAGAAAACTTAAATCCCGTGACGCGTACTGCACGCCAAGCGCTCATCTTGCAGATCTTGGATAAGCAAAAAGTCACCAGCCAGGTGCAATTGTCTGAATTGCTGCTAGATGAAGGCATCGATATCACCCAGGCCACTTTGTCTCGAGACTTAGATGAATTAGGTGCCAGGAAGGTTCGCCCCGATGGTGGGCGTGCCTACTATGCGGTTGGTCCAGTAGATAGCACTGGTAGGGAAGACCTCCGGGGTCCTTCTGAAAAGCTGCGTAGAATGCTGGATGAACTGCTGGTTTCTACTGATCATTCTGGAAATATGGCGGTGTTGCGCACTCCACCCGGCGCGGCCCAGTACTTGGCTAGTTTTATCGATAGGGTGGGTTTGAAAGAAGTCGTTGGCACCATCGCTGGCGATGACACCGTTTTCGTTCTTGCTCGTGATCCGTTGACGGGTCGGGAGCTTGGGGAGCTTTTAAGCGGGCGGACAAACTAGCTGCAAGCTAGTTGCACAGCCAGTCGCGCAGCTAGTTCAATCCCTAGTTTAAGGCTCGTTAATGCAGGCAGGTAAGGTATAGCTCGAGTGTTTTTTCGAGGTATATCACGCCTTTCAACACAATAATTTTCTTTAAAAACGCACCCTTTTAGCCCACGTGGTTAAAAGGAGCATAAATATGAAGGAGCACACCTCATGACTAACCGCATCGTTCTTGCGTATTCCGGCGGTTTGGATACCACTGTGGCAATTCCATACCTGAAGAAGATGATCGATGGTGAAGTCATCGCAGTTTCCCTCGACTTGGGTCAGGGTGGAGAGAACATGGATAACGTGCGTCAGCGTGCACTTGATGCAGGCGCTGTGGAGTCCATCGTTGTTGATGCTAAAGACGAGTTCGCTGATGAGTACTGCCTGCCAACCATCAAGGCTAACGGCATGTACATGAAGCAGTACCCACTGGTTTCTGCTATTTCTCGTCCTTTGATTGTTAAGCACCTAGTTGAGGCTGGTAAGCAGTTCAACGGTACCCACGTTGCACACGGCTGCACCGGTAAGGGTAATGATCAGGTTCGTTTCGAGGTCGGTTTCATGGATACCGATCCAAACCTGGAGATCATTGCACCTGCTCGTGACTTTGCATGGACTCGTGACAAGGCTATTGCCTTTGCTGAAGAGAACAATGTTCCAATTGAGCAGTCCGTGAAGTCTCCTTTCTCCATTGACCAGAACGTCTGGGGCCGTGCTATTGAGACCGGCTACCTGGAGGATCTGTGGAATGCTCCAACCAAGGACATTTACGCTTACACCGAGGATCCAGCTCTGGGTAATGCTCCAGATGAGGTCATCATCTCCTTTGAGGGTGGTAAGCCAGTATCTATCGATGGCCGTCCAGTCACCGTTCTGCAGGCTATTGAAGAGCTGAACCGTCGTGCAGGTGCACAGGGCGTTGGTCGTCTTGACATGGTTGAGGACCGCCTTGTTGGTATTAAGTCTCGTGAAATTTACGAAGCACCAGGTGCAATCGCGCTGATCAAGGCTCACGAGGCGTTGGAAGATGTCACCATCGAGCGTGAACTTGCTCGCTACAAGCGCGGCGTTGATGCTCGTTGGGCTGAGGAAGTATACGACGGCCTGTGGTTTGGTCCTCTGAAGCGTTCCCTCGACGCGTTCATTGACTCCACCCAGGAGCACGTCACCGGCGATATCCGCATGGTGCTGCACGCAGGTTCGATCACCATCAATGGTCGTCGTTCCAGCCACTCCCTGTACGACTTCAACCTGGCAACCTACGACACCGGCGACACCTTTGACCAGACCCTGGCTAAGGGCTTTGTCCAGCTGCACGGCTTGTCTTCTAAGATCGCTAACAAGCGCGATCGCGAAGCTGGTAGCAACTAAAGTCACCACCGATTCAGTTACATCACCGACATTGAAGAAAGTAGAAGATCAACACATGGAACAGCACGGAACCAATGAAGGTGCGCTGTGGGGCGGACGCTTCTCCGGAGGACCTTCCGAGGCCATGTTCGCCTTGAGTGTCTCCACCCATTTCGACTGGGTTTTGGCCCCTTATGATGTGTTGGCCTCCAAGGCTCATGCCAAGGTGCTGCACCAAGCAGATCTACTTTCTGATGAAGATCTCGCCACCATGCTGGATGGCCTTGATCAACTGGGCAAAGATGTAGCCGATGGCACCTTCGGGCCACTACCATTTGATGAAGATGTCCACGGTGCTATGGAACGCGGCCTCATTGACCGCGTCGGTCCTGAGGTGGGAGGCCGCTTGCGTGCAGGACGCTCCCGCAACGATCAGGTAGCAACCCTGTTCCGCATGTGGGTCCGCGACGCTGTGCGCGATATCGCGCTTGGAACAACAGAGCTTATCGACGCCCTGAGCGCCCAAGCCAAGGCCCATGCCGATGCAATCATGCCAGGCAAAACCCACTTTCAGGCAGCTCAGCCAGTGCTGTTGGCACATCAGCTGCTAGCACATGCCCAGCCATTGTTGCGCGATATTGATCGTATCCGTGACCTGGATAAGCGCCTGGCTGTATCTCCTTATGGTTCCGGTGCACTGGCTGGTTCTTCCTTGAAGCTCAACCCTGAAGCTATTGCTGAGGAACTAGGCTTTGATTCCGCGGCTGATAACTCCATTGATGCCACCAGCTCCCGCGACTTTGCATCTGAGACCGCATTCGTGCTGGCACAGCTGGCCGTCGATATGTCTCGTTTGGCTGA
Above is a genomic segment from Corynebacterium suranareeae containing:
- the argH gene encoding argininosuccinate lyase, which produces MEQHGTNEGALWGGRFSGGPSEAMFALSVSTHFDWVLAPYDVLASKAHAKVLHQADLLSDEDLATMLDGLDQLGKDVADGTFGPLPFDEDVHGAMERGLIDRVGPEVGGRLRAGRSRNDQVATLFRMWVRDAVRDIALGTTELIDALSAQAKAHADAIMPGKTHFQAAQPVLLAHQLLAHAQPLLRDIDRIRDLDKRLAVSPYGSGALAGSSLKLNPEAIAEELGFDSAADNSIDATSSRDFASETAFVLAQLAVDMSRLAEEIIAWCTPEFGYITLSDSWSTGSSIMPQKKNPDVAELTRGKTGRLIGNLTGLLATLKAQPLAYNRDLQEDKEPIVDSVAQLNLLLPAMTGLVSTLTFNTERMRELAPAGFTLATDLAEWMVRQGVPFREAHEASGACVRIAEARGVDLIDLTDEELQGVDPRLTPEVREVLTIDGAVASRATRGGTAGVRVAEQRARVDAASTAHAEWARVGVRR
- a CDS encoding arginine repressor, with amino-acid sequence MSLSPTPENLNPVTRTARQALILQILDKQKVTSQVQLSELLLDEGIDITQATLSRDLDELGARKVRPDGGRAYYAVGPVDSTGREDLRGPSEKLRRMLDELLVSTDHSGNMAVLRTPPGAAQYLASFIDRVGLKEVVGTIAGDDTVFVLARDPLTGRELGELLSGRTN
- a CDS encoding acetylornithine transaminase, giving the protein MSTLETWPQVIINTYGTPPVELVSGKGATVTDEQGNVYIDLLAGIAVNALGHAHPAIIEAVTNQIGQLGHVSNLFASKPVVEVAVELIKRFSLDDATLAAQTRVFFCNSGGEANEAAFKIARLTGRNRILAAVHGFHGRTMGSLALTGQPDKREAFLPMPSGVEFYPYGDTDYLRKLVETNPTDVAAIFLEPIQGETGVIPAPEGFLKSVREICDEHGILMVTDEVQTGIGRTGDFFAHQHEGVVPDVVTMAKGLGGGLPIGACLATGGAAELMTPGKHGTTFGGNPVACAAAQAVLSVVDDAFCAEVTRKGELFKELLSKVDGVVDVRGRGLMLGVVLERDVAKQAVLDGFKHGVILNAPAENIIRLTPPLVITDEEIEAAVKAIAKTIA
- a CDS encoding argininosuccinate synthase, with the protein product MTNRIVLAYSGGLDTTVAIPYLKKMIDGEVIAVSLDLGQGGENMDNVRQRALDAGAVESIVVDAKDEFADEYCLPTIKANGMYMKQYPLVSAISRPLIVKHLVEAGKQFNGTHVAHGCTGKGNDQVRFEVGFMDTDPNLEIIAPARDFAWTRDKAIAFAEENNVPIEQSVKSPFSIDQNVWGRAIETGYLEDLWNAPTKDIYAYTEDPALGNAPDEVIISFEGGKPVSIDGRPVTVLQAIEELNRRAGAQGVGRLDMVEDRLVGIKSREIYEAPGAIALIKAHEALEDVTIERELARYKRGVDARWAEEVYDGLWFGPLKRSLDAFIDSTQEHVTGDIRMVLHAGSITINGRRSSHSLYDFNLATYDTGDTFDQTLAKGFVQLHGLSSKIANKRDREAGSN
- the argF gene encoding ornithine carbamoyltransferase, translated to MTFQPNVRHFLADDDLTPAEQAEVLNLAAKLKAEPFSERPLEGPKSVAVLFDKTSTRTRFSFDAGIAHLGGHAIVVDSGSSQMGKGETLQDTAAVLSRYVEAIVWRTYAHDNFHAMAETATVPLVNSLSDDLHPCQILADLQTIVENLCPEEGPAGLKGKKAVYLGDGDNNMANSYMIGFATAGMDISIIAPEGFQPRAEFVDRAVKRGQETGAKIVITDSLDEVAGADVVITDTWVSMGMENDGIDRTTPFVPYQVNDEVMAKANDGAIFLHCLPAYRGKEVAASVIDGPASKVFDEAENRLHAQKALLVWLLANQPS